Proteins encoded by one window of Mycolicibacterium cosmeticum:
- a CDS encoding enoyl-CoA hydratase, translated as MAVTDSETPDYRFVTYETLDEGTIARIMLNRPEARNAQNRGMLVELHDAFLRAEADDTVRVVILGGHGPMFSAGHDVGSKVQIGEYSPGPNQHPSFTVDGGTREGAEKLMLQEWHHYFENTRRWRNLRKITIASVHGDVYAAALMLMWSCDLIVAADNTRFTDVVGTRLGMCGVEYFAHPWEFGARKTKELMLTGDTLSVEEGHALGMVSKIFPLDELADKTVEFARRIAKVPTMAALLIKESVNQTQDNQGFYNSLNACFTMHQLNHSHWSQVHDNKFPVGLAEDGLDDWRTAGPPKAAVKDQP; from the coding sequence ATGGCTGTGACCGACTCGGAGACCCCCGACTATCGCTTCGTCACCTACGAAACCCTCGACGAAGGCACGATCGCCCGGATCATGCTCAACCGCCCCGAGGCCCGCAATGCGCAGAACCGCGGCATGCTCGTCGAACTGCACGACGCCTTCCTGCGGGCCGAGGCCGACGACACCGTGCGGGTGGTGATCCTGGGCGGGCACGGGCCGATGTTCTCGGCCGGCCACGACGTCGGATCCAAGGTCCAGATCGGTGAGTACTCGCCCGGCCCGAACCAGCACCCGAGCTTCACCGTCGACGGAGGCACCCGGGAGGGTGCGGAGAAGCTGATGTTGCAGGAGTGGCATCACTATTTCGAGAACACCCGGCGGTGGCGCAATCTACGCAAGATCACCATCGCCTCGGTGCACGGCGACGTCTACGCCGCGGCGCTGATGCTGATGTGGTCCTGTGACCTGATCGTCGCGGCGGACAACACCCGATTCACCGACGTCGTCGGCACCCGGCTGGGCATGTGCGGTGTCGAGTACTTCGCCCACCCGTGGGAGTTCGGCGCCCGCAAGACCAAGGAGCTGATGCTCACCGGCGACACCCTCTCGGTCGAGGAGGGCCACGCGCTGGGCATGGTGTCCAAGATCTTCCCGCTCGACGAACTGGCGGACAAGACAGTGGAATTCGCGCGGCGGATCGCCAAGGTGCCGACCATGGCCGCGCTGCTGATCAAGGAATCGGTCAACCAGACGCAGGACAACCAGGGTTTCTACAACTCGCTGAACGCCTGCTTCACCATGCACCAGCTCAACCACAGCCACTGGTCGCAGGTGCACGACAACAAGTTCCCGGTGGGACTGGCCGAGGACGGCCTGGACGATTGGCGCACCGCGGGCCCGCCGAAGGCCGCCGTCAAAGACCAGCCCTGA
- a CDS encoding FAD-dependent oxidoreductase, with protein sequence MSVWDQEVDVVVLGSGGAGLAAALTAAVHGASVAVYEKAPTVGGTTAVSGGIVWIPAHDRLAGADLSVADGLRYLAAQSLGVMDRGLVETFVRTGPVMLDFLEAHSELRFDIAEGFPDYKPELPGGRPGGGRSLNAKPFDLSRIGEWHDRITAFPVDFSNVGIDAETRARIHAAVDDMDGDYCVAGTALIAGLLKGLLDRGVTPVTQARAQELIEESGRITGVRITVDGTDIRVGARRGVILATGGFEWDPQLVEAYLRGPMRGAVSPPNNTGDGLRMAMAHGADLANMGEAWWVPIVQIPGDTLGGVPRSRSVRLERTRPRSIIVNRAGKRFLNEAGEYNSMAGPFHHLDPRAGYLNDPAWIVFDDQHLKRYGFLGVEPGGTAPDWFHRSATLEDLADATGIDAGGLRRTVDAWNAGVEHEQDPDFGRGASAYDGYWGDNAAPTPALQTLGPLDTAPFYAVPVAIGAMGTKGGPRTDGDGRVLHVNGTVIEGLFAAGNAMAGVTGKAYGGAGGTLGPALVFGYRSGHTAATGESAPTP encoded by the coding sequence GTGTCGGTTTGGGACCAGGAAGTCGACGTCGTCGTTCTCGGATCCGGCGGCGCCGGGCTGGCGGCCGCGCTCACCGCCGCGGTGCACGGCGCGTCGGTCGCGGTCTACGAGAAGGCGCCCACGGTGGGCGGCACCACCGCGGTGTCGGGCGGTATCGTCTGGATCCCCGCCCACGACCGGCTCGCCGGCGCCGATCTGAGCGTGGCGGATGGACTGAGGTACCTTGCGGCCCAGTCGCTGGGCGTCATGGACCGCGGCCTGGTCGAGACGTTCGTGCGCACCGGGCCCGTCATGCTGGACTTCCTGGAGGCACACAGCGAGCTGCGCTTCGACATCGCCGAGGGTTTCCCGGATTACAAACCGGAACTGCCGGGCGGGCGCCCGGGCGGCGGACGATCGCTGAATGCCAAGCCCTTCGATCTGTCCCGGATCGGGGAATGGCACGACCGGATCACCGCCTTCCCGGTGGACTTCAGCAACGTCGGCATCGACGCCGAAACGCGCGCCCGCATCCACGCCGCCGTCGACGACATGGACGGCGATTACTGTGTGGCCGGCACCGCGCTGATCGCCGGGCTGCTCAAGGGACTGCTGGACCGCGGCGTGACGCCGGTGACGCAAGCCCGCGCGCAGGAGTTGATCGAAGAGTCCGGCCGGATCACCGGCGTGCGAATCACCGTCGACGGCACCGATATCCGGGTCGGTGCCCGTCGCGGTGTCATCCTGGCCACCGGCGGCTTCGAATGGGACCCGCAACTGGTGGAGGCCTACCTGCGCGGGCCGATGCGCGGCGCGGTGTCCCCGCCGAACAACACCGGTGACGGCTTGCGGATGGCCATGGCACACGGTGCCGACCTGGCCAACATGGGTGAGGCGTGGTGGGTGCCGATCGTGCAGATTCCCGGCGATACGCTCGGCGGCGTGCCGCGCAGCCGAAGCGTCCGGCTGGAGCGCACCCGGCCGCGCAGCATCATCGTCAACCGGGCCGGCAAGCGGTTCCTCAACGAAGCGGGCGAATACAACTCGATGGCCGGGCCGTTCCACCATCTGGACCCGCGCGCCGGTTACCTCAACGATCCGGCCTGGATCGTCTTCGACGACCAGCACCTCAAGCGCTACGGCTTCCTGGGCGTCGAGCCCGGCGGCACGGCGCCCGACTGGTTCCACCGCTCGGCCACGCTGGAAGACCTCGCCGACGCGACCGGCATCGACGCCGGTGGCCTACGCCGGACCGTCGATGCCTGGAACGCCGGCGTCGAACACGAACAGGATCCCGACTTCGGTCGTGGCGCAAGCGCTTACGACGGCTACTGGGGTGACAACGCGGCACCGACACCGGCCTTGCAGACCCTCGGGCCACTGGACACCGCACCGTTCTACGCGGTCCCGGTGGCCATCGGCGCCATGGGCACCAAGGGCGGGCCGCGCACCGATGGTGATGGCCGGGTGCTGCACGTCAACGGCACGGTGATCGAGGGGCTGTTCGCCGCGGGCAACGCGATGGCCGGGGTGACCGGCAAGGCCTACGGCGGCGCCGGCGGCACACTGGGTCCGGCGTTGGTGTTCGGCTATCGCAGCGGCCACACCGCCGCCACCGGCGAATCCGCCCCCACCCCATAG
- a CDS encoding alpha/beta fold hydrolase, with translation MAATPVHESVWSDLQGVAFEQGYLDAGGVRTRYLHAGQEGRPVLVLLHGSGGHAEAYVRNLESHAEHFSTWSIDMLGHGYTDKPGHPLEVAHYVDHLLAVFDAIGAQRVYLSGESLGGWVAARAASDHPDRIERLVLNTAGGSQADPEVMKRIRTLSMAAAENPDWATVQARITWLMADKSKGYDDIVASRQKVYQQPGFVAAMSDIMALQDPEIRARNLLGPAEYGAITAPTLVLWTSDDPTADVSEGRRISEMIPGARFEVMAGCGHWPQYEDPKTFNRLHLDFLLGRA, from the coding sequence ATGGCAGCGACTCCGGTGCACGAAAGCGTCTGGAGTGACCTTCAGGGCGTGGCGTTCGAGCAGGGCTACCTCGACGCCGGCGGGGTGCGCACCCGCTACCTGCACGCGGGGCAGGAGGGCCGGCCGGTGCTGGTTCTGCTGCACGGGTCCGGTGGCCACGCCGAGGCGTACGTGCGCAACCTGGAATCGCACGCCGAGCACTTCTCCACCTGGTCCATCGACATGCTCGGCCACGGCTACACCGACAAGCCGGGCCACCCGCTCGAAGTCGCCCACTATGTCGATCATCTGCTCGCCGTCTTCGACGCGATCGGCGCACAGCGGGTGTATCTCTCGGGTGAGTCGCTCGGCGGTTGGGTCGCCGCCCGTGCCGCGTCGGACCACCCGGATCGCATCGAACGGCTGGTCCTCAACACCGCGGGCGGATCCCAGGCCGACCCGGAGGTGATGAAACGCATCAGGACGCTGTCGATGGCCGCCGCCGAGAACCCGGACTGGGCGACGGTGCAGGCCCGCATCACATGGCTGATGGCCGACAAGTCCAAGGGTTACGACGATATCGTCGCCAGCCGCCAGAAGGTGTACCAGCAACCCGGTTTCGTCGCCGCGATGAGCGACATCATGGCGCTGCAGGATCCCGAGATCCGCGCACGGAACCTGCTCGGTCCCGCCGAGTACGGCGCGATCACGGCCCCCACCCTGGTGCTGTGGACCAGTGACGATCCGACGGCCGATGTCAGTGAGGGCAGGCGCATCTCGGAGATGATTCCCGGCGCCAGGTTCGAGGTGATGGCCGGTTGCGGGCACTGGCCGCAGTACGAGGATCCGAAGACGTTCAACCGCCTGCACCTGGACTTCCTGTTGGGTCGCGCATGA
- a CDS encoding IclR family transcriptional regulator → MMSVKGPNGGGPERAAAGSQTLARGLSALQAVASAPSGITAAEVADFVGVHRTIAYRLLSTLAQSRFITKGEDGKYRPAATLAVLGASFDNNVRQLSVPTLRLLADDLGTTVSLLVAEGDQQVAIAVIVPTLVFYQLSFHEGSRYPLERGSAGIALLSSMPPRPGERDLVRQARDQGWVITHGEIEPDTYGLAVPVRRRPPSPPTCINLISHREDVVLRGRDAVMRAASQLSEILG, encoded by the coding sequence ATGATGTCTGTCAAGGGACCGAACGGCGGTGGACCGGAACGCGCCGCCGCCGGATCACAGACCCTGGCCAGAGGCCTTTCCGCGCTGCAAGCCGTCGCCAGCGCCCCGTCGGGCATCACGGCGGCCGAGGTCGCCGATTTCGTGGGCGTGCATCGGACCATCGCCTACCGGTTGCTGAGCACGCTCGCGCAATCGCGTTTCATCACCAAGGGCGAGGACGGCAAGTATCGGCCGGCCGCCACGCTGGCGGTGCTCGGTGCATCCTTCGACAACAATGTGCGCCAGCTCAGCGTGCCGACGCTGCGCCTGCTCGCCGACGATCTCGGCACGACGGTGTCGCTCCTGGTGGCCGAGGGTGACCAGCAGGTCGCCATCGCCGTCATCGTTCCGACGCTGGTCTTCTACCAACTGTCCTTCCACGAGGGCAGCCGTTACCCGCTGGAGCGCGGCTCGGCCGGCATCGCGCTGCTGTCGAGCATGCCGCCGCGGCCGGGTGAACGCGACCTGGTGCGGCAGGCCCGCGATCAGGGCTGGGTGATCACCCACGGCGAGATCGAGCCGGACACCTACGGGTTGGCGGTGCCCGTGCGCCGGCGGCCGCCGTCGCCCCCGACCTGCATCAACCTCATCTCCCACCGGGAGGACGTCGTGCTGCGCGGCCGGGATGCCGTGATGCGCGCGGCCAGCCAACTTTCCGAGATTCTCGGCTGA